The following DNA comes from Candidatus Poribacteria bacterium.
GGAATAGATGAAGGCGTTTTTTCTGCTTTTCCGGTAATCGATCGTAATGGAGCCGATCTTGTGCGATTTTCAGGACGTGATGTGAAACGTCCATTCCAAAGATCTCTTCAAATTGCTTTTCAGCCAATAATTTACGAAGAAGTTTTCCCTCACCGCATCCTAAATCAAGAACGCGTTTCGCACCACACGTCTTAAGGACTTCGGTGACCGCAGCCAAACGGACTTCGTTCAGAGAGATACGTTCTTCAATCTGTTCCTCTTTATGTGCTTGACTTGCCTCGTCAGTCTCTTGAGCATCTTCCTCGCGCAATTGGGCGAGTGCCTCATGCGTCAATCGACGTTGATGTTTCAAGTAACGACGAACAATCGATTCCTGTTCCGGATGCCCAGCGAGCCAATCATTGCCATGCTTTAAGAGTTTTTCGATCTCTGCCTCACCCACCCAGTAGTGCTTTTCGTCGTCAAGCACTGGCATCAAAACATAAAGATGCGTGAGGAGTTCGCTCAATTGACAGGTGTTTTCCAGCGTTACCGTAAAATAACGGCTCTGTCCCCAATCTGGGAATTGTGGGTCTAACATATATCGTTCTGCGCCTACTGTATAACCCAGAGGTTCAAAAAGTCGGCGCAATAATTTTTCGCCACCGCGGCATGGCAAGATGGATAATTTTGCCTTTAAAGGGATCTCTGTTTCCACAAGTTCTGGACGTTCTTTGCACTTGCCCGATAACGCACTACTAAATACCCGTGCGATCGCTACACTCAAAAACGACGAAGCAACATAAGGACGATCACTAACGTACTCCGCCAACGCGAAATTTTCCGAAAATTGCCCGTGCGGACGGCGAACAAGTCCAACCGGATCAACATCAAGAAGCAGGGCTGCCGTGCACGTTTCGGCACACGCCTCCGGGTAAAAGACATGTGCCTGACCAAAGGCAAGCCCAAAGGATTGAATTCGCGCGGGGTGTTTATGTAACAAATAACCAAGATCGGTCGCAGGAGAATATGTGGTTGATATTGTTAATAGCATAACGAGGTGGTAAAAAATATAACGATATCTGACGATAACTTGGATTGGACATCTCAGCAGTTGTGCTCACATACATTACATTGTATTTTCTTTTCCGTATTCCGTCAAGTCTTTTGTTAGTGTATTAGGGCTATTTAGCTTTAGAATTTTTGTCCAATGTAGTCGAAAAATTCGCGACCGGAAGGTCACTCCTACAGCAAGGAATACAGAACCGAAAGCCTAAAATTTCGGAAAACTAAATGCCCCTATAGACCGCTAAAAAAGCCTTGAATTTCGCCAAGGCATCGTGTATAATTTGGATAAACTATATGTTCTTACCACACGGAGGTTCCAGATGCACGCAACCTCAGAAAACATATTGGAAGCATTTAACCAACTTCCTGAGATAGAAAAACATGCGATCGCCTCTGAAATCATAAAACAGATGGTTCTGTTGGATTTCCCGCCTCTAACAGATGAGGGACTCACAGAAATTGCTGACGCGCTTTTTGTTGAACATGACAAAATGGACTATCATCTTGCAAGTGAAGTTAAAAAGGCATGCCCGTCAATAACATAAGCATGATACGAATAAATTTGATTCAGTTTTAATCGGAGGACATGGCGCAATGGCAGCTGCTAATTCTCATCCATACACACCGGTATATCCCGGTCCGAACGACGATCTGCTCGAAGCACAGGCACGCGTTTGCACAGGGCCGCATCAGACACGACCGTTAGGTGTAAACGCCTCAGATTTCCCGCAACCGGAACCGCTCCTTGAAACGCTCCTAAAATCTATAACGGGTGAATTGCCTGAATCGGATGCTGCATCAGCGGCACAGATGGGGGCGTTC
Coding sequences within:
- a CDS encoding 3' terminal RNA ribose 2'-O-methyltransferase Hen1 — its product is MLLTISTTYSPATDLGYLLHKHPARIQSFGLAFGQAHVFYPEACAETCTAALLLDVDPVGLVRRPHGQFSENFALAEYVSDRPYVASSFLSVAIARVFSSALSGKCKERPELVETEIPLKAKLSILPCRGGEKLLRRLFEPLGYTVGAERYMLDPQFPDWGQSRYFTVTLENTCQLSELLTHLYVLMPVLDDEKHYWVGEAEIEKLLKHGNDWLAGHPEQESIVRRYLKHQRRLTHEALAQLREEDAQETDEASQAHKEEQIEERISLNEVRLAAVTEVLKTCGAKRVLDLGCGEGKLLRKLLAEKQFEEIFGMDVSHHVLKIAQDRLHYDRLPEKQKKRLHLF